The proteins below come from a single Stomoxys calcitrans chromosome 1, idStoCalc2.1, whole genome shotgun sequence genomic window:
- the LOC106092058 gene encoding serine protease 1-like — MKFLIVFALALATASAFDLRSNHLESRSVVMPVVESEGRITNGQTASVGQFPYQVGLSLKVSSTSSAWCGGSLIGNSWVLTAAHCTEGILSVTVYLGATVRTSAEVTRTVDKANVIIHSGWNRSNLKNDISLIKIPAVTYTSRINKVVLPAISSSYSTYAGETGIASGWGRISDSATGVTTNLQYARMPIITNTVCASTYGSTITSTNICVSTSGGISTCNGDSGGPLVLASNNKQVGLTSFGSSAGCAKGYPAAFTRVTSYLEWIKSNTGISY; from the exons ATGAAATTCTTAATCGTTTTCGCCTTGGCTTTGGCCACCGCTTCGGCCTTTGATTTGAGGTCCAACCACCTTGAATCACGCTCCGTTGTTATGCCCGTCGTTGAGAGCGAGGGTCGCATTACCAATGGTCAAACTGCCTCTGTCGGCCAATTCCCCTACCAGGTTGGTCTCTCCTTGAAAGTTAGCTCCACTTCCTCAGCCTGGTGTGGCGGTTCTTTGATTGGAAAttcatgggtcttgactgctgCTCACTGTACCGAAGG TATCCTTTCCGTCACTGTCTATTTGGGCGCTACTGTCCGCACTTCCGCTGAAGTCACCCGCACTGTCGACAAGGCCAACGTCATTATTCACTCCGGTTGGAATCGTAGCAACTTGAAAAACGATATTTCCTTGATCAAGATTCCTGCTGTCACCTACACTTCCAGAATCAACAAAGTCGTATTGCCCGCTATTTCCAGCTCTTACTCCACCTATGCCGGCGAAACTGGTATCGCCTCCGGTTGGGGCCGCATCTCTGATTCTGCCACTGGTGTAACCACCAACTTGCAATATGCCCGCATGCCCATTATCACCAACACCGTCTGCGCTTCCACCTATGGCTCAACTATTACTTCAACCAACATTTGTGTCTCGACCAGCGGTGGTATCTCCACCTGTAATGGTGACTCTGGCGGCCCATTGgttttggcttccaacaacaAACAAGTTGGTTTGACTTCCTTCGGATCCTCTGCTGGTTGCGCTAAGGGTTATCCTGCTGCTTTCACTCGTGTCACCAGCTATTTGGAATGGATTAAGTCTAACACTGGCATCTCCTACTAA